In Macaca fascicularis isolate 582-1 chromosome X, T2T-MFA8v1.1, one DNA window encodes the following:
- the GPR34 gene encoding probable G-protein coupled receptor 34 produces the protein MRSHTITMTTTSVSSWPYSSHRMRFITSHSDQPPQNFSGTPNVTTCPMDEKLLSTVLTTSYSVIFIVGLVGNIIALYVFLGIHRKRNSIQIYLLNVVIADLLLIFCLPFRIMYHINQNKWTLGVILCKVVGTLFYMNMYISIILLGFISLDRYIKINRSIQQRKAITTKQSIYVCCIVWMLALGGFLTMIILTLKKGGHNSTMCFHYRDKHNAKGEAIFNFILVVMFWLIFLLIILSYIKIGKNLLRISKRRSKFPNSGKYATTARNSFIVLIIFTICFVPYHAFRFIYISSQLNVSSCYWKEIVHKTNEIMLVLSSFNSCLDPVMYFLMSSNIRKIMCQLLFRRFQGEPSRSESTSEFKPGYSLHDTSVAAKIHSSSKST, from the coding sequence ATGAGAAGTCACACCATAACAATGACAACAACTTCAGTCAGCAGCTGGCCTTACTCCTCCCACAGAATGCGCTTTATAACCAGTCATAGCGACCAACCGCCACAAAACTTCTCAGGAACACCAAATGTTACTACCTGTCCCATGGATGAAAAATTACTATCTACTGTGTTAACAACATCTTACTCTGTTATTTTCATTGTGGGACTGGTTGGGAACATAATCGCCCTCTATGTATTTCTGGGTATTCACCGCAAAAGAAATTCCATTCAAATTTATCTACTTAATGTAGTCATTGCAGACCTCCTACTCATCTTCTGCCTCCCTTTCCGAATAATGTATCACATTAACCAAAACAAGTGGACACTAGGTGTGATTCTGTGCAAGGTTGTGGGAACACTATTTTATATGAACATGTACATTAGCATTATTTTGCTTGGATTCATCAGTTTGGATCGCTACATAAAAATTAATCGGTCTATACAGCAACGGAAGGCAATAACAACCAAACAAAGTATTTATGTCTGTTGTATAGTATGGATGCTTGCTCTTGGTGGATTCCTAACTATGATTATTTTAACACTTAAGAAAGGGGGGCATAATTCCACAATGTGTTTCCATTATAGAGATAAGCATAATGCAAAAGGAGAAGCAATTTTTAACTTCATTCTTGTGGTAATgttctggctaattttcttactAATAATCCTTTCATATATTAAGATTGGGAAGAATCTATTGAGGATTTCTAAAAGGAGGTCAAAATTTCCTAATTCTGGTAAATATGCCACTACAGCCCGGAACTCCTTTATTGTACTTATCATTTTTACTATATGTTTTGTTCCCTATCATGCCTTTCGATTCATCTACATTTCTTCACAGCTAAATGTATCGTCTTGCTACTGGAAAGAAATTGTTCACAAAACCAATGAGATCATGCTGGTTCTCTCATCTTTCAATAGTTGCTTAGATCCAGTCATGTATTTCCTGATGTCCAGTAACATTCGCAAAATAATGTGCCAACTTCTTTTTAGACGATTTCAAGGTGAACCAAGTAGGAGTGAAAGCACTTCAGAATTTAAACCAGGATACTCCCTGCATGATACATCTGTGGCAGCAAAAATACACTCTAGTTCTAAAAGTACCTGA